From one Gossypium hirsutum isolate 1008001.06 chromosome D08, Gossypium_hirsutum_v2.1, whole genome shotgun sequence genomic stretch:
- the LOC107917725 gene encoding uncharacterized protein, producing the protein MQGAQEVGKSATIDNGLGMHTMSDSTQRKGIAAVQGSQTKGKKWGENDLLIVGPGVLGCLVAEKWREQGDPFWRQRRTQKIKVATGFFELPYF; encoded by the exons ATGCAAGGAGCTCAGGAAGTAGGGAAGTCTGCGACAATAGATAATGGACTTGGGATGCATACTATGTCAGATAGTACACAAAGGAAAGGAATCGCTGCAGTTCAAGGGTCTCAAACTAAG GGAAAGAAATGGGGAGAGAATGATCTGCTAATTGTGGGACCAGGTGTTCTTGGTTGCTTGGTGGCTGAAAAATGGAGGGAG CAGGGAGATCCATTCTGGAGACAAAGAAGAACACAAAAGATCAAAg TTGCTACTGGATTTTTTGAGCTTCCCTACTTCTAG
- the LOC107917745 gene encoding transmembrane ascorbate ferrireductase 1: MAIGVKALHLSFVPHALAIAGAVMVLVWCIHFRGGLAWESSNKNLIFNLHPVLMLIGFIILGGEAIMSYKSLPLKKEVKKVIHLVLHATALILGIIGIYTAFKNHNESSIPNLYSVHSWLGIGIITLYGIQWIYGFLIFFYPGGSTGLRSESLPWHVLLGLFVYILAVGNATLGFLEKLTFLENSGLDKYGAEAYLVNFTAIVTILYGAFVIFTVLSQGPQEDDYSYSAI; this comes from the exons ATGGCGATAGGAGTTAAGGCCTTGCACTTGTCGTTTGTGCCTCATGCCCTCGCGATTGCCGGCGCTGTTATGGTATTGGTTTGGTGCATTCACTTCAGGGGTGGATTAGCTTGGGAATCTTCTAACAAAAATCTCATCTTTAAT CTCCATCCTGTATTGATGTTGATTGGCTTCATTATCTTAGGAGGTGAAG CCATTATGAGCTACAAGTCTTTGCCACTGAAGAAGGAAGTTAAGAAAGTCATACATCTTGTGCTCCATGCCACTGCTCTGATTCTAGGCATTATTGGAATCTATACGGCATTCAAGAATCATAATGAGAGTTCAATACCTAATCTCTACAGCGTGCATTCTTGGCTTGGGATTGGAATCATTACCCTTTATGGCATTcag TGGATATATGGGTTTCTCATATTCTTCTACCCTGGAGGGTCGACCGGATTAAGAAGCGAATCACTTCCATGGCATGTACTGTTGGGGCTGTTTGTATACATCTTGGCAGTTGGCAATGCCACCTTAGGGTTCCTGGAGAAGCTTACATTCCTTGAGAACTCAGGGCTTGATAAATATGGTGCCGAGGCATACCTTGTAAACTTCACAGCTATTGTCACAATATTGTATGGAGCCTTCGTCATATTTACAGTTCTCTCCCAGGGTCCTCAGGAAGATGACTACAGCTATTCAGCTATATAA